The Aliivibrio fischeri genome contains a region encoding:
- a CDS encoding TetR/AcrR family transcriptional regulator — MPKRSKEDTEITIQKIMDAVIDQLLRLGYDKMSYTTLSQQTGVSRTGISHHFPKKTDFTAALDGRIFRLFAERLDMQGDKQQFIDSWISSLEDEQFRAILRLLFHHIVTSANAHEFAHNGIERLYSMVEDLYGEESRKDLEWLIGLSLIRMAK; from the coding sequence ATGCCAAAAAGAAGTAAAGAAGATACTGAAATCACCATCCAGAAAATCATGGATGCGGTTATTGATCAACTATTACGCTTAGGCTATGACAAAATGTCGTACACAACACTAAGTCAACAGACTGGTGTTTCTAGAACCGGCATTAGCCATCATTTTCCAAAGAAAACGGATTTTACAGCAGCGTTAGATGGTCGTATTTTCCGTCTTTTTGCTGAGCGCCTTGATATGCAAGGTGACAAACAACAATTTATTGATAGCTGGATTTCATCCCTAGAAGACGAACAATTCCGAGCTATTTTACGTCTTTTGTTCCACCATATTGTAACATCAGCAAATGCACATGAATTTGCACATAACGGTATTGAGCGTCTATATAGCATGGTTGAAGATCTATATGGCGAAGAGAGTCGTAAAGATCTAGAGTGGTTAATAGGTCTATCTCTTATCCGAATGGCAAAATAA
- a CDS encoding YfcZ/YiiS family protein, with the protein MSSEVEQNVPCEACGCSAEMGFVIKEGDDVAEVSIFADNKVLLESEFSNYLALAKEVCADVEHSIVITEDEKELHARLKFSCSAEKLIYELKTRSLRR; encoded by the coding sequence ATGAGTTCTGAAGTTGAACAAAACGTACCATGTGAAGCATGTGGTTGTAGTGCAGAAATGGGTTTTGTGATTAAAGAAGGTGATGATGTTGCTGAAGTAAGCATCTTCGCTGACAATAAAGTATTATTAGAATCTGAATTTTCTAACTACTTAGCATTGGCTAAAGAAGTATGTGCAGACGTTGAGCACAGTATTGTAATTACCGAAGATGAAAAAGAATTGCATGCTCGTCTTAAGTTTTCATGCAGTGCAGAAAAACTAATTTATGAATTAAAAACACGTTCTCTACGTCGTTAA
- a CDS encoding cold-shock protein yields MAKATGTVKWFNEEKGFGFIAQENGPDVFAHFSQIQSEGFKTLKEGQAVSFDVEQGQKGPQAANIVAL; encoded by the coding sequence ATGGCTAAAGCAACTGGTACTGTTAAATGGTTTAACGAAGAAAAAGGTTTTGGTTTTATTGCTCAAGAGAATGGACCTGATGTGTTCGCTCACTTTAGCCAAATTCAATCAGAAGGCTTCAAAACGTTAAAAGAAGGCCAAGCAGTGTCTTTCGATGTTGAGCAAGGTCAAAAAGGCCCGCAAGCAGCTAATATCGTAGCTCTTTAA